The following proteins are co-located in the Hypomesus transpacificus isolate Combined female chromosome 23, fHypTra1, whole genome shotgun sequence genome:
- the LOC124485474 gene encoding protocadherin gamma-A11-like, producing the protein MEYLGLSVSAPMFWLALFPLLLRSSYGDVTYSIPEEMKRGSVIGNIAKDLGLDAKGLLSRKARLDGEGDNKRYCDINPNTGELIISEIIDREQLCGRKLSCSQKYEIILEHPLESLNIVLQIQDINDNAPKFGKDVVRFDIRESAVKGARFAVNQAHDADIGLNAVQSYTLQRNNHFSLAVHTNPGGGKYGELVLENELDREKEQEVTLILTAVDGGTPHRSGTVVIHVTVLDANDNKPVFSQNVYRVNLPENSPKGSVIMTVSATDADEGANGEVTYAFGPVSEQLSELFSLDIKTGDICIVGEIDFEKESTHELSIQAKDNFGLTSFANVIVEITDVNDNNPVIYLKSLTNPIPENVMPGTEVGIINVQDKDSGVNKQVRCSIQQNVPFKLNPSIKNYYSLVTTSELDRELISDYNITITATDEGSPPLSSSKTINVSVSDVNDNPPVFEEQSYSAYVSENNKPGSSICSVTARDPDWRQNGTVVYSLVPSEVNGVPVSSYVSINGDTGVIHAVRAFDYEQFRSFKVQVVARDNGSPPLSSNVTVSVFVADKNDNSPQILYPAPTGNSLMNEMVPKAALAGSLVSKVIAVDADSGQNAWLSYQIVKSTDPGLFTIGLHSGEIRAQRDISDSDGMKQNLVISVKDNGQPSMSTTCAVYLLISDNLAEVPELKDMSYEGKDSKLTSYLIIALVSVSTFFLTFIILILAVRFCRRRKPRLLFDGAVAIPSAYFPPNYAEVDGTGTLRSSYNYDAYLTTGSRTSDFKFVRSYNDNTLPAEMTLKKSSDHFLEGSITTLNTAGESNEVRTEFTV; encoded by the coding sequence ATGGAATATCtgggcctctctgtctctgcaccgATGTTTTGGCTGGCTTTGTTTCCTCTGCTCTTGCGCAGCAGCTATGGCGATGTGACCTATTCTATTCCTGAGGAGATGAAACGCGGGTCGGTAATAGGAAATATAGCCAAGGATCTGGGACTTGATGCTAAAGGATTATTGTCACGGAAAGCTCGCTTGGATGGTGAGGGTGACAACAAACGTTATTGTGATATTAATCCGAACACGGGGGAATTGATCATATCTGAAATAATAGACAGAGAGCAGCTTTGCGGAAGGAAGCTTTCCTGTTCCCAGAAatatgaaattattttggaacACCCGTTAGAATCACTTAACATTGTTTTACAAATACAAGATATTAATGATAACGCACCAAAATTTGGCAAAGACGTTGTTCGTTTTGATATCCGAGAATCAGCTGTTAAAGGCGCCAGATTCGCTGTAAATCAGGCTCACGACGCAGACATTGGTCTGAATGCTGTCCAGAGCTACACATTACAAAGGAACAACCATTTCAGTTTGGCTGTTCATACAAATCCTGGAGGTGGAAAGTATGGGGAGTTAGTTTTAGAGAACGAATTAGATCGTGAAAAAGAGCAGGAGGTGACGTTAATTCTTACTGCTGTTGACGGAGGGACTCCGCATAGATCTGGTACCGTCGTTATACATGTCACTGTGCTTGatgctaacgataataaacccgTCTTTAGTCAGAATGTGTATAGGGTGAATTTGCCTGAAAACTCCCCTAAAGGCTCTGTTATAATGACAGTGTCTGCAACTGATGCAGATGAGGGGGCAAACGGAGAGGTGACGTATGCATTTGGTCCAGTGTCTGAGCAACTGAGCGAGCTATTTTCTCTTGATATAAAAACTGGAGATATATGTATTGTCGGAGAGATAGACTTTGAAAAAGAGTCCACACATGAATTGAGCATCCAAGCTAAAGATAACTTTGGGCTGACTTCCTTTGCCAATGTCATCGTCGAAATAACTGACGTAAACGATAATAACCCAGTTATATATCTTAAATCTCTGACCAATCCCATCCCTGAGAATGTGATGCCAGGCACAGAGGTGGGCATAATTAATGTTCAGGATAAAGACTCTGGTGTCAATAAACAGGTCCGCTGCTCCATCCAGCAGAATGTTCCTTTCAAACTAAACCCCTCCATTAAAAACTACTATTCCTTAGTAACTACCAGTGAATTAGACCGTGAGCTGATATCAGATTATAACATAACTATCACAGCTACTGACGAGGGGTCTCCACCGTTATCCTCCTCAAAGACTATTAATGTATCTGTCTCTGACGTCAATGACAACCCTCCTGTGTTTGAAGAACAATCCTACAGCGCCTAtgtgagtgaaaataacaagccTGGCTCCTCCATATGTTCTGTTACTGCCAGAGACCCAGACTGGAGACAGAACGGCACAGTGGTCTATTCTCTAGTACCCAGTGAGGTCAACGGTGTCCCTGTATCTTCATATGTATCCATTAACGGAGACACGGGGGTGATCCATGCTGTGAGAGCATTTGATTATGAACAGTTTAGGAGCTTCAAGGTCCAGGTTGTAGCCAGAGACAACGGTTCTCCTCCACTCAGCAGTAATGTGACTGTGAGTGTCTTCGTAGCAGATAAGAATGACAACTCTCCCCAGATATTATACCCTGCTCCAACAGGGAACTCCTTGATGAATGAGATGGTCCCCAAAGCTGCTCTGGCAGGGTCCCTGGTTTCCAAGGTGATAGCTGTGGATGCTGACTCTGGCCAGAACGCCTGGCTTTCCTATCAGATTGTGaaatccaccgatccaggactttTCACTATCGGTCTCCACAGTGGAGAGATCAGGGCCCAGCGGgacatttctgattctgacggTATGAAGCAGAACCTTGTGATATCTGTGAAAGATAACGGACAGCCCTCTATGTCTACAACATGTGCTGTTTACCTACTGATATCAGATAACCTGGCTGAGGTTCCAGAGCTGAAAGACATGTCTTATGAGGGGAAGGATTCTAAACTAACATCCTATTTGATCATCGCCCTGGTGTCCGTCTCCACCTTTTTCCTGACTTTCATCATTCTCATCCTGGCCGTGAGGTTTTGCCGCAGGAGGAAACCTAGACTGTTGTTTGATGGAGCTGTGGCCATTCCCAGCGCATATTTCCCTCCTAACTATGCAGAGGTGGATGGAACAGGAACGCTGCGGAGTTCTTACAATTATGACGCTTATCTGACAACGGGCTCACGCACCAGTGACTTCAAGTTTGTCAGATCTTACAACGACAACACGCTGCCAGCCGAAATGACACTAAAAAAGAGTTCAGATCATTTTCTGGAAGGAAGTATCACCACACTGAACACAGCAGGAGAATCTAACGAGGTAAGAACTGAATTTACTGTGTGA
- the LOC124485485 gene encoding protocadherin gamma-A11-like produces MEYLGLSVSAPMFWLALFPLLFRSSYGDVTYTIPEEMKRGSVIGKIAMDLGLDAKRLLSRKARLEVDGESKRYCDINLNTGELIVAEIIDREQLCGRRLSCSLKYEIILENPLESHNIVLQILDINDNAPKFGEDVVKFEIQESADKGARFAVNQALDADIGVNGVQSYTLQRNEHFSLAVQTNPRGGKHGELVLENELDREKQQELTLLLSAVDGGTPPRSGTVIIHVTVLDANDNKPVFSESEYKVSLPENSPIGYVVIIVSATDADEGLNGEVTYEFGPITDDVKKLFSLNSKSGEITVVGKMNFEKESIYDFSIQAKDTSGLTSFTNVVVEITDVNDNTPLIYIKSVTNPIPENMLPGTEVGIINVQDKDSGVNKQVRCSIQQNVPFKLNPSIKNYYSLVTTSELDRELISDYNITITATDEGSPPLSSSKTIHLSVSDVNDNPPVFEEQSYSAYVSENNKPGSSICSVTARDPDWRQNGTVVYSLLPSEVNGVPVSSYVSINGDTGVIHAVRAFDYEQFRNFKVQVVARDNGSPPLSSNVTVSVFVADENDNSPQILYPAPAGNSLMTEMVPKAALAGSLVSKVIAVDADSGQNAWLSYQIVKSTDPGLFTIGLHSGEIRAQRDISDSDGMKQNLVISVKDNGQPSMSTTCAVYLLISDNLAEVPELKDMSYEGKDSKLTSYLIIALVSVSTFFLTFIILILAVRFCRRRKPRLLFDGAVAIPSAYFPPNYAEVDGTGTLRSSYNYDAYLTTGSRTSDFKFVRSYNDNTLPAEMTLKKSPDHFLEGSITTLNTAGESNEVRTDLTV; encoded by the coding sequence ATGGAATACCtgggcctctctgtctctgcaccgATGTTTTGGCTGGCTTTGTTTCCTCTGCTCTTTCGCAGCAGCTATGGAGATGTGACCTATACTATTCCTGAGGAGATGAAACGCGGGTCGGTAATAGGAAAAATAGCCATGGATCTCGGACTTGATGCTAAAAGACTTTTGTCAAGGAAAGCTCGCTTGGAGGTTGATGGTGAAAGTAAACGGTATTGTGACATTAATCTGAACACGGGGGAATTGATCGTCGCTGAAATTATCGACAGAGAACAGCTTTGCGGCAGAAGGCTTTCCTGTTCCCTGAAATATGAAATTATTCTGGAGAATCCCTTAGAATCACATAACATCGTGTTGCAGATACTAGATATAAATGATAATGCTCCTAAATTCGGTGAAGACGTTGTGAAATTTGAGATCCAGGAATCTGCAGACAAAGGCGCTCGCTTTGCTGTAAATCAGGCACTTGACGCGGACATAGGCGTTAACGGAGTCCAAAGCTACACATTACAAAGAAACGAACACTTTAGTTTAGCGGTTCAGACTAATCCAAGGGGGGGAAAGCATGGGGAACTTGTTTTAGAAAATGAATTAGATCGCGAAAAACAGCAAGAATTGACATTACTGCTGTCAGCTGTTGATGGAGGAACTCCACCGAGATCCGGCACTGTCATTATACACGTTACTGTGCTAGACGCTAACGATAACAAACCAGTATTTAGTGAGAGTGAATATAAAGTCAGCTTGCCTGAAAACTCCCCAATAGGTTATGTAGTAATAATTGTGTCTGCCACCGACGCAGACGAAGGGTTGAACGGGGAAGTGACGTACGAATTTGGTCCAATCACAGACGACGTTAAGAAATTGTTTTCTCTCAATAGCAAATCTGGTGAAATTACTGTGGTCGGAAAGATGAATTTCGAAAAGGAGTCCATTTATGATTTCAGTATACAAGCTAAAGATACCTCTGGTCTGACTTCTTTTACCAATGTTGTAGTCGAAATAACAGATGTAAATGACAATACTCCACTAATCTATATTAAATCTGTGACCAATCCCATCCCTGAGAATATGTTACCAGGCACAGAGGTGGGCATCATTAATGTTCAGGACAAAGACTCTGGTGTCAATAAACAGGTCCGCTGCTCCATCCAGCAGAATGTTCCTTTCAAACTAAACCCCTCCATTAAAAACTACTATTCCTTAGTAACTACCAGTGAATTAGACCGTGAGCTGATATCAGATTATAACATAACTATCACTGCTACTGACGAGGGGTCTCCACCTTTATCCTCCTCAAAGACTATTCATTTATCTGTCTCTGACGTCAATGACAACCCTCCTGTGTTTGAAGAACAATCCTACAGCGCCTAtgtgagtgaaaataacaagccTGGCTCCTCCATATGTTCTGTTACTGCCAGAGACCCAGACTGGAGACAGAACGGCACAGTGGTCTATTCTCTACTGCCCAGTGAGGTCAACGGTGTCCCCGTGTCTTCATATGTATCCATTAACGGAGACACTGGGGTGATCCATGCTGTGAGAGCATTTGATTATGAACAGTTTAGGAACTTCAAGGTCCAGGTTGTAGCCAGAGACAACGGTTCTCCTCCACTCAGCAGTAACGTGACTGTGAGCGTCTTCGTAGCAGATGAGAATGACAACTCTCCCCAGATATTATACCCTGCTCCAGCAGGGAACTCCTTGATGACTGAGATGGTCCCCAAAGCTGCTCTGGCAGGGTCCCTGGTTTCCAAGGTGATAGCTGTGGATGCTGACTCTGGCCAGAACGCCTGGCTTTCCTATCAGATTGTGaaatccaccgatccaggactttTCACTATCGGTCTCCACAGTGGAGAGATCAGGGCCCAGCGGgacatttctgattctgacggCATGAAGCAGAACCTTGTGATATCTGTGAAAGATAACGGACAGCCCTCTATGTCTACAACCTGTGCTGTTTACCTACTGATATCAGATAATCTGGCTGAGGTTCCAGAGCTGAAAGACATGTCTTACGAGGGGAAGGATTCCAAACTAACTTCCTACTTGATCATCGCTCTGGTGTCCGTCTCCACCTTTTTCCTGACTTTCATCATTCTCATCCTGGCCGTGAGGTTTTGCCGCAGGAGGAAACCTAGACTGTTGTTTGATGGAGCTGTGGCCATTCCCAGCGCGTATTTCCCTCCTAACTATGCAGAGGTGGATGGAACAGGAACGCTGCGGAGTTCTTACAATTATGACGCTTACCTGACAACGGGCTCACGCACCAGTGACTTCAAGTTTGTCAGATCTTATAACGACAACACGCTGCCAGCTGAAATGACACTAAAAAAGAGTCCAGATCATTTTCTGGAAGGAAGTATCACCACACTGAACACAGCAGGAGAATCTAACGAGGTAAGAACTGACTTAACCGTGTGA